A window of the Phaseolus vulgaris cultivar G19833 chromosome 5, P. vulgaris v2.0, whole genome shotgun sequence genome harbors these coding sequences:
- the LOC137834167 gene encoding uncharacterized protein has product MSTLSGTALDWFVNIPTGHITTFQQFSKMFVEQYIVNKAPPLVSYDLFDIRQYQGESLKDFLNRFGARIVRLPGKDEEMFVHAFKKGVLPGPFSESLIRSHPTTFAEIRRRAVAHIVAESEVTEKRGNVAPTKPRAQARVQPQRLMEAAVGKRDQRTRHPYDPKKNKCKGPGRPGRVIAPKV; this is encoded by the coding sequence atgagcactttgagtggaacggcgttggactggttcgtcaatATACCCACTGGCCATATTACcacgttccaacagttttccaagatgtttgttgagcagtacatagtgaacaaggcgccacctttggtgtcttacgacttgtttgatataaggcagtaccaaggggagtccctgaaggatttcctgaacaggtTCGGAGCTCGGATAGTTCGTTTGCCaggaaaggacgaagagatgttcgtgCACGCCTTTAAAAAGGGCGTGTTAcctgggccttttagtgagtcgctcatcaggagccaccccaccacgtttgctgaaatccggagacgtgctgtggctcacatcgTCGCCGAAAGcgaggtcaccgagaagaggggaaacgtggccccaACCAAACCACGCGCCCAAGCACGGGTACAACCGCAGAGGTTAATGGAGGCGGCAGTgggaaagagggatcaaaggacgcgCCACCCTTACGACCCCAAGAAAAAT